One Mesoplodon densirostris isolate mMesDen1 chromosome X, mMesDen1 primary haplotype, whole genome shotgun sequence genomic region harbors:
- the LOC132482059 gene encoding large ribosomal subunit protein uL22-like codes for MVRYSLDPENPTKSCKSRGSTLRVHFKNARETAQAIKGMHIRKATKYLKDVTLKKQSVPFRHYNGGVGRCAQAKEWGWKQGWWPKKSAEFLLHMLKNAESNAELKGLDVDSLVIEHIQVNKAPKIRRRTYRAHGRINPYMSSPCHTEMIFTEKEQIVPKPQEEVAQKKKISQKKLKKQKLKAWE; via the coding sequence ATGGTTCGCTATTCACTTGACccagaaaaccccacaaaatcaTGCAAGTCAAGAGGTTCAACTCTTCGTGTTCACTTTAAGAACGCTCGTGAAACTGCCCAGGCCATTAAGGGTATGCACATCCGAAAAGCCACCAAGTATCTGAAGGATGTCACTTTAAAGAAGCAATCTGTGCCATTCCGTCATTACAATGGTGGAGTTGGTAGGTGTGCCCAGGCCAAAGAGTGGGGCTGGAAGCAGGGTTGGTGGCCCAAAAAGAGTGCTGAATTTTTACTGCACATGCTAAAAAATGCAGAGAGTAACGCTGAACTTAAGGGCTTAGATGTAGATTCTCTGGTCATTGAGCACATCCAGGTGAACAAAGCCCCCAAGATTAGGCGCAGGACTTACAGAGCTCATGGTCGGATCAACCCATACATGAGCTCTCCCTGCCACACTGAGATGATCtttactgaaaaagaacaaattgttCCTAAACCACAAGAGGAGGTtgcccagaagaaaaagatatctcagaagaaactgaagaaacaaaaacttaaggCCTGGGAATAA